Part of the Aquimarina sp. TRL1 genome, CCCATGGGGTTGGTGGAAGCCAGTATATGAATTACTGAAGAAAGAAGAAGAGACCATTACAAAAAATACAGGTTTTTGGAGAGATATGATGAATTGCGGGATTGGAATTATATGGCAATCCAGCATGATTGTCCTTCCTATATATATTATGATTAGAGAGTACCCAAAAGCAATATATGCCCTGATTATTTTTGGAATTACTTCTGCGATATTAAAATTTACCTGGTTGGATCAGGTGAATCGTATTGATGAAGAAAATATAGATAGCCCTGAGAAATGAAGACCTGTTTCGAAGTTCACCTCGAAAAGGACAACGATATAAGAATGAATAAAAAATGTTTAATTAACGAAATATAGAAAACAGTGAGTGCGATTCCCTGGCAAGAAAGACCTGAAAACACAAATGATATCTTATGGAGGTATTCAGAGAACCCCATTATTGACCGATATGCAATTCCTACGTCCAATAGTATTTTTAATAGTGCAGTAGTACCTTTTGGAGATGGATATGCTGGTGTTTTCCGATGTGATAACAAGGCAGTGCAGATGAATATTCATGCCGGATTTAGTAAAGATGGAATTCAGTGGGATATAGAAGCTCAGCCAATTCAGATGAAAGCGGGAAATACCAATATGATTGCGTCTGACTATAAGTATGATCCACGGGTAACATATATAGAAGACCGGTATTGGGTTACCTGGTGTAATGGGTATCATGGTCCTACCATTGGGATTGCTTATACTTATGATTTCAAGACATTTTATCAATGCGAAAATGCTTTTTTACCATTTAATAGGAATGGAGTGTTGTTTCCCAAAAAAATAAATGGTAAATATGCGATGCTAAGCAGACCCAGTGATAATGGGCATACGCCGTTTGGAGATATTTACCTCAGTTATAGTCCTGATATGAAATATTGGGGAGAACACCGATGCGTGATGAAGGCAACTCCTTTTGAGGATAGTGCCTGGCAATGCACTAAGATAGGAGCAGGACCGGTTCCTATTGAGACCGAAGCAGGATGGCTACTAATATATCATGGAGTCATCACCACCTGTAATGGATTCCGGTATGCGATGGGAGCAGCACTACTGGATAAAGAAAATCCGGATCAGGTACTGTATCGAACACAATCCTACTTGCTGGGACCGGCGGTATCTTATGAGCAAATCGGAGATGTTCCTAATGTGGTATTTCCCTGTGCAGCCTTGCATGATAGTAAAGATGATAAAATAGCTATTTATTATGGAGCTGCAGATACGGTAGTAGCCCTCGCTTTTGGGTATATAAGTGAAATTGTACAATATACAAAAGACAATAGTTTATAAGTATGAATTGGAAAAGGCAAACAGCTATGCTGTGTTTTTTATATGTAATAGGGATATTGGGGTATGCACAATCGCATACTCCCAATACCTATGTAGCGTATCAGGCAATCGATAGTATTACGGTAGATGGTACAGCTAAAGAAGCCACCTGGAAAAATGCAGTATGGTCAGCAGACTTTATCGATATCGAAGGAACGAAAATTCCTAAATATAAAACGCAAATGAAGATTGCCTGGGATCTTCATCATCTTTATATATATGCTCAGATGAAAGAACCGCATGTATGGGGAGATATAACCAAAAGAGAAGCGGTTGTTTTTCATAATAATGATTTTGAGGTGTTTATAGATCCGGATGGTGATGGTCATACGTATTATGAAATAGAAGTCAATGCCCTGAATACGATTTGGGACTTGTTTATTACCAAACCATATAGGGAAGACAATAGCATTCTCAGTGACTGGAATGCGAACGGAATGAAAACAGCTGTAGCAATTAATGGAACGTTAAACAATGCTTCTGATATTGACCAGGGCTGGAG contains:
- a CDS encoding carbohydrate-binding family 9-like protein, which translates into the protein MNWKRQTAMLCFLYVIGILGYAQSHTPNTYVAYQAIDSITVDGTAKEATWKNAVWSADFIDIEGTKIPKYKTQMKIAWDLHHLYIYAQMKEPHVWGDITKREAVVFHNNDFEVFIDPDGDGHTYYEIEVNALNTIWDLFITKPYREDNSILSDWNANGMKTAVAINGTLNNASDIDQGWSVEMAIPLRVFKKSYYQKINLKDQYWRLNFSRVNWDHDLVSGKYQRKKINNKLQPEYNWVWSPQGVINMHEPEKWGYVFFAEKKEPQRSFEIPADEKIKWKLFEYYRNQKDFYKKHKKWATFLKEIGHEEFVIENTTITPVLETHSQGWNLIVISPFTERQLCIREDGKYTTKSLK
- a CDS encoding glycoside hydrolase family 130 protein, with product MSAIPWQERPENTNDILWRYSENPIIDRYAIPTSNSIFNSAVVPFGDGYAGVFRCDNKAVQMNIHAGFSKDGIQWDIEAQPIQMKAGNTNMIASDYKYDPRVTYIEDRYWVTWCNGYHGPTIGIAYTYDFKTFYQCENAFLPFNRNGVLFPKKINGKYAMLSRPSDNGHTPFGDIYLSYSPDMKYWGEHRCVMKATPFEDSAWQCTKIGAGPVPIETEAGWLLIYHGVITTCNGFRYAMGAALLDKENPDQVLYRTQSYLLGPAVSYEQIGDVPNVVFPCAALHDSKDDKIAIYYGAADTVVALAFGYISEIVQYTKDNSL